In Alosa alosa isolate M-15738 ecotype Scorff River chromosome 19, AALO_Geno_1.1, whole genome shotgun sequence, a genomic segment contains:
- the kif28 gene encoding kinesin-like protein KIF28P, with protein MVADRLLLPCPISQREREAGSRCVVSMAANTITIQDPRNPHVRRTFTFDYAYWSHSGFVRNRDGLFAAEEPGGRYADQGSVFNDLGQGILENALQGYNATLLAYGQTGSGKSYSMVGYGPNKGLVPTLCERLFQAVRANQDSCQCQVFFSMLEIYNEQVIDLLSRGGRSLGGLRVREDQLRGFYVEGLRRVPCDSATRVEQLMEQGTRTRTTAATHMNANSSRSHMLIIAQLKQIFSKENITKQSNINLVDLAGSERQRSSGLEADRLKEGTAINVSLTTLGNVISSLADAALGKKAVHIPYRDSVLTKLLQSALGGNSRTVMIATLSPSDICYEESLSTLRYAERAKRIQNKAVVNESPTERLVKELKAENAKLVLRLSRLGQEGRKTEEETKELRRLLTHNEMQIKAIQTLWEQHLQEALKDWEMQYATITQERRMMQMHPYMLNINEDPQLSGVVKLFIQEGDWDVGLSDLAHIGTSRAIPIKGLGIQERHAVFTNEDRRVSVTPVAGAKVMVNGLPITYRTELQHLDRLILGSSSTYLFIGFPCERGADDWSRYDYDYFQSELAAAEGIHIPTLCEDQSQASGEPSVESSQTDPSLLAVFYDYIKLIPMVTEANQMSQELSKGVEFKLEIKNLAMSDCRGRDLEKDIAVRVTSLENKQVWMWSKAKFINRKFLMEEVYHQQKQQQQQAESALGEGQGSGSKRLVLARDRDPFWDPLEPLHLGSAHLWLQSLAFRIPLEEQVEVLGPEGTEEAILQAQLLPCSPMGLPLGEEDILIDPTELLGKRLDFQLFLEQCCGLRWLKEAKNRGVQIGLRVYDCPQSFYTPAVWHNANPLLEHRVHFSAMRTSQDLLNYLQSSALVLELWGLQEGCADMVSSLEGLRLTPEGSFIIDKASAPDPSMLECPASVSDLRSSLRALHQDMEQLRSANAALRKENSSLREQLNRGPGPEGGRGRVERHGSLRPSCDAELARALKVFYHSMTSLRAQLQRLRRHRPSEEADLLGLRLFVDEQSRLLRDFGEQLELSVTALKQDVATIVRRKRERSGIWS; from the exons ATGGTCGCTGACAGGCTGCTTCTCCCGTGCCCCATCAGCCAG agggagagagaggcaggaagcCGCTGCGTGGTGTCCATGGCGGCAAACACCATCACGATCCAGGACCCCCGCAACCCACACGTGCGACGAACCTTCACCTTCGACTACGCGTACTGGTCTCACAGCGGCTTCGTCAGGAACAGGGACGGCCTGTTTGCTGCCGAGGAGCCAGGTGGACGCTATGCAGATCAG GGGAGTGTATTCAATGACCTTGGACAGGGCATCCTGGAGAATGCTTTGCAGGGCTACAATGCCACCCTGTTGGCGTACGGCCAGACGGGCTCGGGGAAGAGCTACTCCATGGTTGGCTACGGCCCCAATAAGGGCTTGGTGCCCACCTTGTGCGAGAGACTCTTCCAGGCTGTGAGGGCCAACCAGGACAGCTGCCAGTGCCAG GTGTTTTTTAGCATGCTGGAGATTTATAATGAGCAG GTGATTGACCTGCTGTCCCGAGGCGGCCGCTCTCTTGGCGGACTGCGCGTGCGTGAGGACCAGCTGCGGGGGTTCTACGTGGAAGGCCTGCGCCGGGTTCCGTGCGACAGCGCCACGCGGGTGGAACAGCTGATGGAGCAGGGGACGCGCACCCGCACCACCGCCGCCACCCACATGAACGCCAACAGCAGCCGCTCGCACATGCTCATCATCGCACAGCTCAAACAG ATCTTCTCCAAGGAGAACATCACCAAGCAGTCCAACATTAACCTGGTGGACCTGGCAGGCAGCGAGCGGCAGCGGAGTTCAGGCCTGGAGGCCGACCGGCTGAAGGAGGGCACGGCCATCAATGTCAGCCTCACCACACTGGGCAACGTCATCAG CTCTCTGGCAGATGCTGCGTTGGGGAAGAAGGCGGTGCACATCCCCTACAGAGACTCTGTGCTCACCAAACTCCTGCAGTCTGCACTGGGGGGCAACAGCCGCACCGTCATG ATCGCAACTCTGAGTCCCTCAGACATTTGCTATGAGGAGTCCTTGTCTACACTTCGTTATGCAGAAAG GGCGAAACGGATTCAGAATAAAGCTGTGGTCAACGAGAGCCCCACTGAGCGCCTGGTCAAGGAGCTGAAGGCGGAGAATGCCAAACTGGTGCTTCGCCTCAGCCGGCTGGGGCAGGAGGGACgcaagacagaggaggagacca aggaGTTGCGTAGGCTGCTGACCCATAATGAGATGCAGATCAAAGCCATTCAGACCCTGTGGGAGCAGCACCTCCAGGAGGCACTCAAGGACTGGGAGATGCAGTACGCCACcatcacacag GAACGGCGGATGATGCAGATGCATCCCTACATGCTGAACATCAACGAGGACCCACAGCTCTCTGGCGTGGTGAAGCTCTTCATCCAGGAGG GTGATTGGGATGTGGGCCTGTCAGATCTAGCACACATAGGCACATCTAGAGCCATCCCTATTAAAGGCTTAGG TATTCAAGAGAGACATGCTGTCTTCACCAATGAGGACCGCAGGGTCTCCGTAACCCCTGTGGCAGGGGCAAAGGTCATGGTGAACGGCCTGCCCATTACGTACCGCACTGAGCTGCagcacctg gACCGGCTGATCCTGGGCTCCAGCAGCACGTACCTGTTCATTGGCTTCCCCTGTGAGCGGGGTGCAGACGATTGGAGTCGCTATGACTACGACTACTTTCAGTCAGAGCTGGCAGCCGCTGAGGGCATCCACATTCCCACACTGTGCGAGGACCAgagccagg CATCAGGAGAGCCCAGTGTGGAGTCCAGCCAGACGGACCCCAGCCTGCTGGCTGTGTTTTATGACTACATCAAACTCATCCCCATGGTGACCGAGGCCAACCAGATGAGCCAGGAGCTCAGTAAA GGGGTGGAATTCAAGCTGGAGATTAAAAATCTGGCCATGTCTGACTGTCGGGGGCGTGACCTTGAGAAGGACATTGCTGTACGGGTCACATCCCTGGAAAACAAGCAG GTGTGGATGTGGTCGAAGGCCAAGTTCATCAACCGTAAGTTCCTGATGGAGGAGGTGTACCaccagcagaagcagcagcagcagcaggcggaGAGCGCGTTGGGGGAGGGGCAGGGGTCGGGGTCCAAGCGCTTGGTGCTAGCCCGGGACCGCGACCCTTTCTGGGACCCTCTGGAGCCGCTGCACCTGGGCAGTGCTCACCTGTGGCTGCAGTCGCTGGCCTTCCGCATCCCCCTGGAGGAGCAGGTGGAGGTGCTGGGGCCGGAGGGGACCGAGGAGGCCATCCTGCAGGCGCAGCTGCTGCCCTGCAGCCCCATGGGATT acCTCTAGGAGAGGAGGACATCCTGATTGACCCCACAGAGCTTCTTGGCAAGCGGCTGGACTTTCAGCTCTTCCTGGAGCAGTGCTGTGGCCTACGGTGGCTCAAAGAGGCCAAGAACAGAGGAGTGCAGATTGG CCTCCGGGTGTATGACTGTCCTCAGAGCTTCTACACTCCAGCCGTGTGGCACAACGCCAACCCACTCCTGGAGCACCGAGTTCACTTCAGCGCCATGCGCACCTCTCAGGACCTGCTGAACTACCTGCAGAGCAGCGCACTGGTGCTAGAGCTGTGGGGACTGCAGG AGGGCTGTGCTGATATGGTGTCCTCCCTGGAGGGACTGAGGCTGACCCCAGAGGGCAGCTTTATCATCGACAAGGCCAGCGCACCAGACCCATct atgctggAGTGTCCAGCCTCAGTGTCGGACCTCAGGTCATCTCTGAGGGCTCTTCACCAGGACATGGAACAGCTGAGGAGCGCCAACGCGGCGCTGAGGAAGGAGAACAGCTCACTGAGAGAACAGCTCAACAgag gcccagGACCAGAGGGCGGCCGTGGGAGAGTGGAACGGCACGGCAGCCTGCGGCCCAGCTGTGATGCGGAGCTGGCCCGCGCACTCAAGGTGTTCTACCACAGCATGACGTCCCTCAGGGCCCAGCTGCAGAGGCTGCGTCGGCACCGGCCCAGC GAGGAGGCAGACCTGTTGGGCCTGAGGCTGTTCGTGGACGAGCAGTCTCGCCTGCTAAGGGACTTTGGGGAGCAGTTGGAGCTGAGCGTCACGGCGCTCAAACAGGACGTGGCCACCATAGTCCGCCGCAAGAGAGAACGTTCCGGCATCTGGTCCTGA